The Psychroflexus sp. ALD_RP9 region TTATAATTGTCTTAGTCAAGGCAAAAAAATTAAGCATAGCTTAGCTACGTTTCATTTTTTTAACGGAGAGAAAGGCAATTAGAAACTATTTATTTGTTTTGTTTTATGGGATATTAGGTATTACATCCATTCTATTGTATTAGACTCAATTTTGAATAAAATTTCATTAGCCATTTGTCTTGCTTCTTGATGTTTTAAATAATTAATTTTAAGTGACCCAGAAGCTGTGTAAAGTATTAAATTACACATACCAACGCGTCGTTGATATAAGTTTTGCTTAACAGCGATAGATTGAATTTTAAAAAGCTCAACAAAAGCAGTTGTTGTATGTATTGAACCACCACCAACTTTAATCATCGTTTCAGAAATACTTACATAACTTTTTCGAGTTGATAAATACACTAAAGTGATTAAAAAAATTAACAATAATGCTAAGCCTACAATTATAAAAGCTGAATACTGCTGTATTACGAATAACTGAAAAAAGCTTAAAGCCGAAAACAACACAAGCAAACGCAGACTTAAAACTTTAAACCTTAACCACTGTGTTTTAATAGACCTGAAGTTGATGCTTTGATAATCTTTAATACCAAATAATGCTTCGAATAGCAAGTTTATATGATACTTAGAAACACCTACAACACCAATTTTATTTTTTATGTTTAACTCTTCAGAACTTGCCTGGCTTATATAAACATTACTAAATTTAAAAAACCGTCTTAATGGGTTGGTCTCAATTTCAAAAACTTGTGTCTTTTTAGCCTTTATGAGTTTATTAACCCGTTTCAATAAACCGTATTGCACCATGTAGTTTTGATCAACAGCAAAAAGCTTTAACTCAAAATATTGAATAATGGTCAAAGCAACAGTCAAAACAACGCCTATAACAATTACTATAAAAACAACACCGATAATCACGCTTAATAAACTCGGTAAATAAGCTTGAATTTGAGTTTCTAAATCAATATCAAATTTATTTGATACCAAATCACCAAATGAATTATAGATATATGAAAGAAAGGCTAGAATTACACCAATTCCCTTAAAAAAGTTAGAACTAATGCCAACTTTTAATAAATCAAGAAAACTTAACTTAAATAAAAGTTGTTTAGAAGCATTCTGCTTAGCTGAACTAGACGTGTTAGTATTTGGCTCATTAACTTCAACTGATGTAGCTAAATCTTCGGCTTGAGCTACTTTTTGTTCGGTGAGTAATTCCTGTAAATGCTCAGCATCATCTTTATCGAGTGCTTTAATTGTGACTTCAGCTTTATCGTTACCAGCTGTTTCAATTTCTAAGCCAACAACGTTCAAGACTTGTTGAATTAAATTCTGCTGAAGATTGATGTTCTGTATACGTTCAAAAGGAATTTCAATTTGACTTACCTTAAAAATTCCGCTTGTAAGAAAAAATGCATTTGAACCAACATGAAATTTATACCGTTTATATGAAATATATGAAAAAACAAACTGAATAATTACCAAAATAACAATTCCTAAAATGAAGTAATGCAGATAATCTCTTGCTTTACCACTTAATAATGGTATAGCTAAAACAGCAATGTTTTGCCGAATACGTTTGACTAAATCAGCCAAAAAAATGACGAATACACCTCTAAATGATTGTAGAGTTGGTTCGCTAAATTTAGCTTGTTGACTCATCATTCAAATCAGAATTTTGTTGCATCACATAAGCCTTAATCTTACTTGCTGTGTTTTTATCAAGCCCATAAATTGACAAGTCTCCAGATGATGCACCAGCAGTATATAACTTAATGGCATACAAATTTTGCCATCTAAGGAAGATTCCTTGAATAACTTCAACATGTTGAATACGCTTGAACGGCAGAACAGTTTCTTTATGTACAAAAAAGCCTTTCGAAAAATAGATATCGTGATCCCTTAAACCATAGGTTCTTTTTTTATAACCAAATTCAATTTCGATAAACCAAATAGATATAATCAAAATCACTATTGGTATAAAAATAAACCAAAACAACTGCGGTATACCAAACTGAAAATAAAAAGAACAAAATATGAAAATCAAAATAGGCAATATCAAAAAAACGGTCTGAAGCCTTAAGATTTTGATGTAATTTTGGTGAATAAACTGCGTTTGTATTTTTTGGTAATCAGGCAAATCAATTAAACTCAAATCCTGATTTTTAAATATTTTAGCATCCATACTATTCAATGATATCAACGCGTTTAGAGTTGACATATTTTGCTGTAAATGCCTCTTTAAAACCTAATTCCTTTAAGGCATCTCGAAGTTGTTTCGCTTCTTCTAAGGTTTTAAACAAACCCATTGAGTAAGAGTTTAAATAATAATTTTCATCACCTTTAATCAACAAAAACTCTTTAGAAACTAGAGGCGTATTAAAACGCTCGAATGCCCCAATTTGAACTGCATAATATTCTTGCGGCTCTTGAAGCTCTACTGAACTATTAGGCTGATTTAATTGATTTTGAAGCTCTTGTTTATCAGCTTGTAAAATTTCAATTTCTTGCTTCAAACTATCTATTTGTTGTGTGTTCTCAGCTTTTACAACATTACTTTCTTGAGTTGAAATACCTAAAATCGATGGGCTAGAATAACTCAAACCAATAAAAACGAGCAATAATACAAGAGCTAAAATAAATAAAGCCAAAAACGTTTTTTTTTGTTGAGTTTGGTTATCTTCTTTTGACTTTAAATCACTTATAACTTTATTTTGATGTTCGATAGTATCTTGGTGTGAAGAAACTTTCTCATTTAAATCATTTAATTCCTCATCAGTTAAAATAGGCATAGCAGTTGGTTTTTAGATAATTGTAAAGTTACATAAAAATTATGGAATCCACTTTTTTTCAAAATTTGGTGCACGCTTTTCTAAAAAAGCATTGCGACCCTCTTTAGCTTCATCAGTCATGTAAGCTAATCGAGTAGCTTCACCGGCAAAGACTTGCTGCCCAACCATACCATCATCAGTTAGATTCATGGCAAATTTGAGCATTTTAATAGAAATTGGCGATTTTTGTAAAACCTCTTGTGCCCATTCAAAAGCTGTTTCTTCTAACTTGTCATGCGGAACCACTGCGTTAACCATTCCCATTTCATAAGCCTCTTGAGCTGAATAATTTCGACCTAAGAAAAATATTTCTCTGGCGCGCTTCTGCCCTACCATTTTCGCTAAATATGCAGAACCGTAACCACCGTCAAAGCTTGTAACATCTGCATCAGTCTGTTTAAAAATAGCATGCTCCTGACTTGCTAAAGTCATATCACAAACCACATGTAAACTATGGCCGCCACCAACAGCCCAACCAGGAACAACACAAATTACAGCTTTTGGCATAAACCTTATTAAACGCTGCACTTCTAAGATATTTAAACGGTGATAGCCATCTTCACCTACGTAACCTTCTTTGCCTCTAGCCTTTTGGTCTCCACCACTACAAAACGACCATACACCATCTTTGGTTGACGGACCTTCTGCTGATAATAATACTGCTCCTATTGAAGAATCTTCTTGAGCGTCATGAAAAGCATCTAATAGTTCACTTGTTGTTTTTGGGCGAAATGCATTTCTAACTTCTGGCCTATTAAAAGCAATTCTTGCTACACCATTACATTTTTTATAAGTAATATCCTGGTAATCTTTAACTTTAGTCCAATTCATTTATTAATATTTAGTTGAGTTCAGTTTTACGCTTTTACCTTTTACAGAATCATAATATAAATCTTTATACTCAAATTTACCTTTTTCAGGATTATAGGCGCTACATTCATCGATTGGTGCAACATATAAATGTAAACTCATCGAACGCCCGTTAGCAATATTATGTAAAGAATGATAGCCCAAATCATCATTCATATAAGACAAACGCTCTTCAGTCATCTTAACATCAGCTGTTTTTACTAGTTTATCATTTTTAGTTTGAAAACGTTGTTCCCTTAACTTTCCTTCAGCTAAATAAACCCAACACTCTTCGCCATTATGACAGTGAATTGGTGTGTCTTGATCTTTTTCCCAACAAAGTAAAATAAGCTCGTAATCGTCAGTACGTTCAACGCAATTTCTAGTATAAGCTTCATCTGAAAACATGGCATATGGCTGGAGATCTTCAGATGGAATTTTCATCTGCTTAGCGATATTTACATAGTCATCGCCAGAGCAATGCGGAAGTTCATTTAATAATTCTTGTAATGAAGATATTGTATTCAAAATAAGACTTTTTGATAATTTTAGAATGTTGTAAGCGACTATAGTTCTAAAATTATATATTTTCGTAAAGATAAATTTCACGATAGGCTTATGCAAGAAGACTTAAAATTATTTCAAAAAATTTCAGAAAAGTTATTAAACAGTGAACAGAAAACAGGTGTTGTTGAACCTATTTCTCCGAAAAAGCTATTTAAAACATTTAACCTTGATTTAAATGAAGATGCCTTACCTGAAAATGAATTTGAAGAGCTATTAACTGATGTTGTTTTGAATACGCCTAGAACTTCTACCAAGCTTTTTTTTAATCAGCTATTTGGTGGTCGAAACCCAAAAGGAACTTTAGGCGAATTACTGGCAGTAATGCTCAATAATAGCATGTATACTTATAAAGTTGGTGGACCACAAGTTGGTATCGAAAAAAATATCATCAAAAAAATATGCCAAATGATTGGTTATGGCAAACAGGCTGATGGCACCTTTCCTCCAGGTGGTTCTATGAGTAATTTTATGGGAATGCTGATGGCTCGTGATCGAAAAAATAGAACTATAAAACAAGAAGGTGTGTCTCAAAAACTAATAATTTACACCTCTGAAGCTTCACATTACTCAATTACTAAAAATGCTAGTTTTGGCGGTATTGGCGTTAGCCAGATTAGACGAGTAAAGACCAATCAGTTTGGACAAATGGACGTTTCGCATTTACAAGAACTTATTGACCAAGACAAAGCCAATAATTTTGAACCATTTTTTGTCAATGCAACTGCTGGAACAACTGTACTTGGGGCATTTGATAATATTAAAACAATTCATGAAGTAATAAAAGATGATGATATTTGGCTACATGTTGATGGTGCCTACTGTGGTTCAGTGATTTTTAGTAAACGCTATAAACATCTCGTAGATGGTCTTGAATTATCAGACTCATTTAGCTTTAACGCTCATAAAATGCTTGGTGTACCTTTATCCTGCTCTATTATCGTAACTCAAGACAAGCGTGATTTAAAGCACTCTTTTTCTTGTGACGCTAATTATCTATACCAAACTGACGACGACGACTATAATCTTGGTAAAAACTCTTTACAATGTGGCCGAAGAAATGATGCGCTAAAGTTTTGGACACTATGGAAAGCCGTTGGTACAAAAGGACTCGAGGAACTTGTGAACCAACAATTTAAATTAGCTGATACTGCTATTAATTATATAAACAATAACGCTGACTACAAACTATATAGCTATCAAGATTCTGTTTCAGTTTGCTTTAATTACAAAAATGTAGATCCAAAAGATTTATGCAACTCACTTTATGAAGATGGCGAGTTAATGGTAGGTTATGGTAGCTTTAATAACGAGACTTTTGTGAGATTGGTTACCATTAATAGTGGAAATTCTGAAGAAGATATCATAAACTTTTTTAAAGTTCTCGAAAGCTATGAACAGAAAAATAAGTTAGAAGAAATTACAGATTGATCCGTTCAAGCATTTTTTCGACAATTGAAAATGCAGCTGGACAAACCGCCGTATTTTTTAAAGTAAGATAGTTAATTTGATAGAATTTCTTCCGATCAGTATGCGGAAATTCTGCACATGCTTTAGGTCTTACGTCATAAATCAAACAACGATTATCGTCGTCTAAAAATGGGCAAGGCAGCTGTTTCAAAACATAGTCATTGTCCTCATCTAAATACAAGTAATTATCAACAAAAGTGGTTGACTTAATTTTAAAACGTTTTGCTATACGCTGAATATCTTTGTTGGTAAATAGTGGTCCTATTGTTTTACAACAATTTGCACAAGACAGGCAATTGATCTCTTCAAATGTTTCATCATGTAAAACTTGCATATCACGGTCAAGTGATTTTGGCTTTTTTTGGCGAAGCTTTTTCAAAAACTTCTGATGCACCTTATGTTTTTCTTTTGCTAACTTTGGCAAATTATTGATTAAATCTTCCATTACACAAAAGTACATCAATTTGAAACATCCTAAGCAAGATACCGACATATTTGGCCAGGCCGTAAAAAACTACTTCAATTTTAACGATGAAACACCTATTCAAGTTCACACTAAAAATTTTGACACTGATATAATACCAGTGGACTATTTATTTAGAACTGAAGATGAAATGGCTGAAATAGAACTTGCGGCCTTAAAACTAGTGAGAGGTAAGACACTTGATGTAGGCTGTTGTGCTGGAGCTCACGCTATGATACTACAACATAATCAAGTTGAAGTTACTGCAATTGACACTTCTAGAAAATGTATTGAAGTTTGTAAAGAACGTGGACTAAAACAAGCTCATCAGCTAGATTTCTTTGAATTATCTACTAAAAAATTCGGTCAATTTGAGACTATTTTATTGATGATGAATGGTGTTGGCATTGCTGGTACAATTCAAAATTTACCGCATTTTTTCCATCAAATCAGACGAATTCTTCAACCGAATGGACAAGTTTTATTAGACTCAACCGACCTAAATTACTTATTTGATAAAAATGAATTTGAACATTATTATGGAGAGATGATTTATGAAATTTCTTACAAAAATCAATATTCAAAAGCCTTCAACTGGTTGTATATTGACTATGAACTACTGAAAAAAATAGCCTATAAAAATGGCTTTAAAACAGAAATCATTTTAAAAACAGGCTCAAGCTATTTAGCTAGTTTAAGTTTAATTTAATTAGCCTTATAGACAGTTTGGCCACCAATAATGGTTTGCAAAACTTCAGTATTTGGTACGTCTTGTATAGGAACTTGCATGATATCGCGATCAAGGATTACAAAATCTGCTAATTTTCCTGCTTCAAGACTTCCTTTTTCAGTCTCTTCAAAATTAGCATATGCAGCCCAAATGGTCATCCCTTTTAAAGTTTCTTCTCTGGTCAAAGAATTTTCAATGTTAAAACCATTTTCTGGATACGCATTTAAGTCTTGACGTGCAACAGCAGCATAAAATGTTAAGAAGGGATTTACTTTTTCTATTGGAAAGTCTGTTCCTAAAGCAATATTTCCAGCTGATTTTAAAATAGTTTTGTAAGCATAAGCATGTTTAATTCTTTCTTGGCCTAAGCGTTCATCTGCCCAATACATATCGCTTGTAGCATGTGTTGGCTGTACTGAAGCTAAAATATTTTTCCCATCAAATAAATTATAATCTTCAGAATCTAAAACCTGTGCATGCTCAACGCGCCAACGTTGATTAGATTTATTAGACAATAATTTATTATAAGTTTGAAGCACAACATAATTAGCAGAGTCACCGATAGCATGTGTATTCATTTGAAAGGGTGAATTGTTTATTTTTTTTGCTAAAGAATCAAATTCATCTAAACTAATCACTAGACTTCCAAAATGATTTGGTTGATCACTGTAATCTTCTTTAAGAGCTGCTCCTCTAGATCCTAATGCACCATCTGCATATACTTTAAAACTTCTAACATTTAAATGTTTAGTTTTATAAATTCCATTCTGGAGATAGTAATTAATATCTTCAGGATGGTTTCTTATCATTGCATAAATACGCGTTTTAAATTCATTAATCTTCTGTAATGAATCAATGATTTGTATATTTTCAACACTTAATCCAGCATCAACAACAGTTGTAAGTCCATAGGATAAAGTAGTATCTTCAGCATTCTGAAGCGCTTTCGAGATATGTTCAGCTGTTAAGGTTGGAAATGTGTTTCTTACCAGACTCATAGGAGCATCAATCAGCACACCTGTTGGCTGATTATTTTTATCTTTAATGACTTCACCACCAAAAATTTTAGTTTCTGAATTTATTTTCGCCAAATCTAGAGCGGCTTGATTAACAAGCATGGCATGACCATCTATTCTCGTCAAAGCTACTGGAGTGTCAGGAAATAATAAATCAAGCGTATCTTTAGTTGGAAATTGTTTTGAAGGCCAATCATTTTGATCCCAACCACGCCCAATAATGTATGAAGTTTGAGGGTTGACATTTACAAAATCAGTAATTCGTTTAATTACTTGCTTGTAT contains the following coding sequences:
- a CDS encoding 1,4-dihydroxy-2-naphthoyl-CoA synthase, whose amino-acid sequence is MNWTKVKDYQDITYKKCNGVARIAFNRPEVRNAFRPKTTSELLDAFHDAQEDSSIGAVLLSAEGPSTKDGVWSFCSGGDQKARGKEGYVGEDGYHRLNILEVQRLIRFMPKAVICVVPGWAVGGGHSLHVVCDMTLASQEHAIFKQTDADVTSFDGGYGSAYLAKMVGQKRAREIFFLGRNYSAQEAYEMGMVNAVVPHDKLEETAFEWAQEVLQKSPISIKMLKFAMNLTDDGMVGQQVFAGEATRLAYMTDEAKEGRNAFLEKRAPNFEKKWIP
- a CDS encoding cysteine dioxygenase; amino-acid sequence: MNTISSLQELLNELPHCSGDDYVNIAKQMKIPSEDLQPYAMFSDEAYTRNCVERTDDYELILLCWEKDQDTPIHCHNGEECWVYLAEGKLREQRFQTKNDKLVKTADVKMTEERLSYMNDDLGYHSLHNIANGRSMSLHLYVAPIDECSAYNPEKGKFEYKDLYYDSVKGKSVKLNSTKY
- a CDS encoding pyridoxal phosphate-dependent decarboxylase family protein yields the protein MQEDLKLFQKISEKLLNSEQKTGVVEPISPKKLFKTFNLDLNEDALPENEFEELLTDVVLNTPRTSTKLFFNQLFGGRNPKGTLGELLAVMLNNSMYTYKVGGPQVGIEKNIIKKICQMIGYGKQADGTFPPGGSMSNFMGMLMARDRKNRTIKQEGVSQKLIIYTSEASHYSITKNASFGGIGVSQIRRVKTNQFGQMDVSHLQELIDQDKANNFEPFFVNATAGTTVLGAFDNIKTIHEVIKDDDIWLHVDGAYCGSVIFSKRYKHLVDGLELSDSFSFNAHKMLGVPLSCSIIVTQDKRDLKHSFSCDANYLYQTDDDDYNLGKNSLQCGRRNDALKFWTLWKAVGTKGLEELVNQQFKLADTAINYINNNADYKLYSYQDSVSVCFNYKNVDPKDLCNSLYEDGELMVGYGSFNNETFVRLVTINSGNSEEDIINFFKVLESYEQKNKLEEITD
- a CDS encoding SPOR domain-containing protein; translated protein: MPILTDEELNDLNEKVSSHQDTIEHQNKVISDLKSKEDNQTQQKKTFLALFILALVLLLVFIGLSYSSPSILGISTQESNVVKAENTQQIDSLKQEIEILQADKQELQNQLNQPNSSVELQEPQEYYAVQIGAFERFNTPLVSKEFLLIKGDENYYLNSYSMGLFKTLEEAKQLRDALKELGFKEAFTAKYVNSKRVDIIE
- a CDS encoding YkgJ family cysteine cluster protein, with the translated sequence MEDLINNLPKLAKEKHKVHQKFLKKLRQKKPKSLDRDMQVLHDETFEEINCLSCANCCKTIGPLFTNKDIQRIAKRFKIKSTTFVDNYLYLDEDNDYVLKQLPCPFLDDDNRCLIYDVRPKACAEFPHTDRKKFYQINYLTLKNTAVCPAAFSIVEKMLERINL
- a CDS encoding PH domain-containing protein, which codes for MMSQQAKFSEPTLQSFRGVFVIFLADLVKRIRQNIAVLAIPLLSGKARDYLHYFILGIVILVIIQFVFSYISYKRYKFHVGSNAFFLTSGIFKVSQIEIPFERIQNINLQQNLIQQVLNVVGLEIETAGNDKAEVTIKALDKDDAEHLQELLTEQKVAQAEDLATSVEVNEPNTNTSSSAKQNASKQLLFKLSFLDLLKVGISSNFFKGIGVILAFLSYIYNSFGDLVSNKFDIDLETQIQAYLPSLLSVIIGVVFIVIVIGVVLTVALTIIQYFELKLFAVDQNYMVQYGLLKRVNKLIKAKKTQVFEIETNPLRRFFKFSNVYISQASSEELNIKNKIGVVGVSKYHINLLFEALFGIKDYQSINFRSIKTQWLRFKVLSLRLLVLFSALSFFQLFVIQQYSAFIIVGLALLLIFLITLVYLSTRKSYVSISETMIKVGGGSIHTTTAFVELFKIQSIAVKQNLYQRRVGMCNLILYTASGSLKINYLKHQEARQMANEILFKIESNTIEWM
- a CDS encoding class I SAM-dependent methyltransferase, with the protein product MKHPKQDTDIFGQAVKNYFNFNDETPIQVHTKNFDTDIIPVDYLFRTEDEMAEIELAALKLVRGKTLDVGCCAGAHAMILQHNQVEVTAIDTSRKCIEVCKERGLKQAHQLDFFELSTKKFGQFETILLMMNGVGIAGTIQNLPHFFHQIRRILQPNGQVLLDSTDLNYLFDKNEFEHYYGEMIYEISYKNQYSKAFNWLYIDYELLKKIAYKNGFKTEIILKTGSSYLASLSLI
- a CDS encoding amidohydrolase, with protein sequence MRLFYCLLSLCFITLSCDSPKIEADRIYTNANIYTVDPNFSKATTIVTNADTIVAVGNDELINKFNAKETINLKGNTVLPGLIDAHAHILNFGLQLNRVDLFGTNSYKQVIKRITDFVNVNPQTSYIIGRGWDQNDWPSKQFPTKDTLDLLFPDTPVALTRIDGHAMLVNQAALDLAKINSETKIFGGEVIKDKNNQPTGVLIDAPMSLVRNTFPTLTAEHISKALQNAEDTTLSYGLTTVVDAGLSVENIQIIDSLQKINEFKTRIYAMIRNHPEDINYYLQNGIYKTKHLNVRSFKVYADGALGSRGAALKEDYSDQPNHFGSLVISLDEFDSLAKKINNSPFQMNTHAIGDSANYVVLQTYNKLLSNKSNQRWRVEHAQVLDSEDYNLFDGKNILASVQPTHATSDMYWADERLGQERIKHAYAYKTILKSAGNIALGTDFPIEKVNPFLTFYAAVARQDLNAYPENGFNIENSLTREETLKGMTIWAAYANFEETEKGSLEAGKLADFVILDRDIMQVPIQDVPNTEVLQTIIGGQTVYKAN
- a CDS encoding PH domain-containing protein, whose product is MSTLNALISLNSMDAKIFKNQDLSLIDLPDYQKIQTQFIHQNYIKILRLQTVFLILPILIFIFCSFYFQFGIPQLFWFIFIPIVILIISIWFIEIEFGYKKRTYGLRDHDIYFSKGFFVHKETVLPFKRIQHVEVIQGIFLRWQNLYAIKLYTAGASSGDLSIYGLDKNTASKIKAYVMQQNSDLNDESTS